In a single window of the Bacillus mycoides genome:
- the pelG gene encoding exopolysaccharide Pel transporter PelG produces the protein MWRSMFTPIIQILQIDFPELDLIHSVSTGYGGLLGAAISAKSDIPFILTEHGIYSREREEEILQSTWIPIEYKKRWISFFHHLSHQAYEQAADVITLFGRNSAYQKELGAPAHKLKIIPNGVTLSDYKGLRKPKYNSDKLIISAIIRVVPIKDVKIMIYAAKLLLEKDIPFIFYLLGLDTEEAEYAQECRDLIQQLGLEEHVIMTGKVNIKDYLKQTDILVLTSISEGQPLALYYKIVMLFLFLALNIIWIQSIYLTTAKDYQSIALAFLIGSIFSLSGIALIAYWHPTLGIEHGLALLLLISFTIGTFITLVWLSIVIVRMFPNSDATEQFTFLSYLDKYPELFWSSLLYNIGIWVCNFVIWFGEGRGNIENTFIYHQIYDTSVFWAYLSIIPIYIFFVVSIETRFYERYKKFFGSVNNGATLNTILQLKESMNFVLKQEMERIPRNQGIFSLLIIFIIWMFSSQSGNVTLEYSILQLTIIGAYANGMVLVITLLLLYFEDRKGAFRTSALFFSANLLLSLLLLPFGFNGYGISFALGSSITFLYAISRLFTYIKDIDYYTFCQSNTPIKRRTFFTKFANKLNGNK, from the coding sequence ATGTGGAGATCTATGTTCACACCAATAATTCAAATTTTACAAATTGATTTCCCTGAATTAGATCTTATTCATTCTGTATCGACAGGGTATGGTGGATTGCTTGGTGCTGCAATTAGTGCCAAGTCCGATATACCATTTATTCTAACTGAACACGGTATTTATTCTCGGGAGCGTGAAGAAGAAATACTACAATCTACTTGGATACCAATTGAATATAAAAAAAGATGGATTTCTTTCTTTCATCACTTGTCCCATCAAGCATATGAACAAGCCGCTGATGTAATTACGTTGTTCGGCCGAAATAGTGCATATCAAAAAGAATTAGGTGCTCCGGCCCATAAACTAAAAATCATTCCAAATGGCGTTACTTTATCTGACTATAAAGGGTTACGTAAACCAAAATACAATTCGGATAAACTCATCATTTCCGCTATTATACGAGTTGTACCAATTAAAGATGTAAAAATAATGATTTATGCAGCTAAATTATTATTAGAAAAAGATATTCCATTTATATTTTACTTACTAGGTCTTGATACGGAAGAAGCAGAATATGCTCAGGAATGTCGTGATTTAATTCAACAATTAGGATTAGAAGAGCATGTAATAATGACCGGCAAAGTAAATATTAAAGATTACTTAAAACAAACAGATATTCTCGTATTAACAAGTATATCTGAAGGACAACCATTAGCCTTGTATTATAAAATCGTGATGCTATTTTTATTTTTAGCTTTAAACATCATTTGGATTCAATCCATTTATTTAACAACAGCTAAAGATTATCAGTCCATCGCTCTTGCATTTTTAATTGGTTCCATTTTCTCCTTATCTGGAATTGCGCTTATCGCTTACTGGCATCCAACACTTGGAATAGAACACGGATTGGCCCTATTACTTTTAATTTCTTTTACAATCGGGACTTTCATTACATTAGTGTGGTTAAGTATAGTTATTGTACGAATGTTTCCAAATAGTGATGCTACTGAACAATTTACCTTTCTTTCTTATTTAGATAAATATCCAGAACTATTTTGGTCAAGCTTACTTTACAATATTGGCATTTGGGTATGTAACTTTGTTATTTGGTTCGGAGAAGGGCGAGGAAATATTGAAAACACGTTTATTTATCATCAAATTTATGATACATCTGTTTTCTGGGCTTATTTAAGCATTATCCCAATCTATATTTTCTTCGTAGTATCCATTGAAACAAGGTTTTATGAACGGTATAAGAAGTTCTTCGGTTCAGTTAACAATGGGGCGACATTAAATACAATTTTACAATTAAAAGAATCAATGAACTTTGTCCTAAAGCAAGAAATGGAACGAATACCTCGTAATCAAGGTATTTTTTCTTTACTTATTATTTTTATAATATGGATGTTTAGTTCACAATCCGGGAACGTAACACTTGAATACTCTATTTTGCAGCTGACTATAATTGGTGCTTATGCAAACGGGATGGTCCTTGTTATCACGTTACTACTCTTATATTTTGAAGATCGTAAAGGGGCATTTCGAACATCAGCCCTGTTCTTTTCTGCAAATTTGTTATTAAGTCTTCTTCTACTTCCATTTGGGTTCAATGGTTACGGTATTAGTTTTGCACTCGGATCTTCTATTACATTCTTATATGCTATTTCTAGACTCTTTACTTACATTAAAGATATTGATTACTATACGTTTTGTCAGTCAAATACTCCTATAAAACGGCGAACTTTCTTTACTAAATTTGCTAATAAACTTAATGGAAATAAATAA
- the trhA gene encoding PAQR family membrane homeostasis protein TrhA: MNIYVREPVNAFTHLGGAVLSFIALLAMLVKVSVKMPSVAAITAVILFGIGMMVLYMASAVYHSVVASERVIYFFRKLDHSMIFILIAGTYAPFCLITLNSANGLLLFCLVYATAICGIAFKMFWFNCPRWLSTAIYLLMGWLIVLFFAPLAENLSTGGIIFLVLGGIFYTIGGFIYGAKPKWLEFKYMGHHEIFHVFVLLGSLAHFLSVYCYVI, translated from the coding sequence ATGAATATTTATGTAAGAGAACCGGTTAATGCATTTACTCACTTAGGAGGAGCTGTATTATCATTTATTGCATTATTAGCTATGCTTGTGAAAGTTTCTGTTAAGATGCCATCTGTTGCTGCAATTACAGCTGTTATTTTATTCGGTATCGGGATGATGGTCCTTTATATGGCATCAGCTGTGTATCATAGTGTCGTAGCCAGTGAACGTGTTATTTATTTCTTTAGGAAGCTAGATCATTCTATGATTTTCATATTAATTGCAGGTACATATGCACCCTTTTGCTTAATTACATTAAATTCGGCAAATGGTTTACTATTATTTTGTTTAGTTTATGCAACGGCAATTTGTGGTATTGCTTTTAAAATGTTTTGGTTTAATTGTCCAAGATGGTTATCGACAGCAATTTATCTTCTGATGGGTTGGTTAATTGTTCTATTCTTTGCACCGCTAGCTGAGAATCTAAGTACAGGAGGTATTATTTTCTTAGTACTTGGAGGCATTTTTTATACAATTGGTGGGTTTATTTACGGTGCGAAGCCAAAATGGTTGGAGTTTAAATATATGGGACACCATGAAATTTTTCATGTTTTTGTATTGTTAGGTAGTCTTGCACATTTTCTAAGTGTATATTGTTACGTAATTTGA
- a CDS encoding nitric oxide synthase oxygenase codes for MSKTKQLIEEASHFITVCYKELNKEQFIEERIKEIQVEIEKTGTYEHTFEELVHGSRMAWRNSNRCIGRLFWSKMHILDAREVNDEEGVYNALIHHIKYATNDGKVKPTITIFKQYQGEENNIRIYNHQLIRYAGYKTEMGVIGDSHSTAFTDFCQELGWQGEGTNFDVLPLVFSINGKAPIYKEIPREEVKEVPIEHPEYPISSLGAKWYGVPMISDMCLEIGGISYTAAPFNGWYMGTEIGARNLADHDRYNLLPAVAERMKLDTSRNGTLWKDKALIELNVAVLHSFKKQGVSIVDHHTAAQQFQQFEKQEAACGRVVTGNWVWLIPPLSPATTHIYHKPYPNEILKPNFFHK; via the coding sequence ATGAGTAAAACGAAACAATTAATAGAGGAAGCGAGTCATTTTATTACGGTTTGCTATAAAGAGCTTAATAAAGAACAATTCATAGAAGAGAGAATAAAAGAAATTCAAGTTGAGATAGAGAAGACGGGGACGTATGAGCATACATTTGAAGAACTTGTTCATGGATCACGAATGGCATGGCGCAATAGTAATCGATGTATCGGAAGACTATTTTGGAGTAAGATGCACATATTAGATGCACGTGAGGTAAATGATGAGGAAGGTGTATACAATGCATTAATTCATCATATTAAATATGCAACGAACGATGGGAAAGTTAAACCGACAATTACAATTTTTAAGCAATATCAAGGTGAAGAAAATAATATACGAATTTATAATCACCAATTGATTCGGTATGCAGGATATAAAACAGAAATGGGAGTGATTGGTGACTCTCATTCCACTGCGTTTACAGATTTTTGTCAGGAACTTGGCTGGCAAGGAGAAGGTACGAATTTCGATGTATTGCCACTTGTGTTTTCTATAAACGGGAAGGCACCTATATATAAAGAAATTCCGAGAGAAGAAGTAAAAGAAGTGCCAATTGAACACCCAGAATACCCGATTTCGTCACTTGGAGCAAAATGGTATGGGGTTCCAATGATTTCAGATATGTGCTTAGAAATTGGCGGTATTTCTTATACGGCAGCCCCGTTCAATGGATGGTATATGGGAACAGAGATTGGGGCTCGTAACTTAGCGGATCATGATCGCTATAATTTACTTCCGGCTGTTGCGGAGAGGATGAAGCTCGATACATCGAGAAACGGTACATTATGGAAAGACAAGGCGCTAATTGAATTAAACGTGGCTGTTTTACATTCTTTTAAAAAACAAGGAGTTAGTATTGTGGATCACCATACAGCTGCACAACAATTTCAACAATTTGAGAAGCAGGAAGCGGCATGTGGACGGGTTGTAACAGGTAATTGGGTGTGGCTCATTCCACCGTTGTCGCCAGCTACCACTCATATTTATCATAAACCGTATCCAAATGAAATTTTGAAGCCGAATTTCTTTCATAAATAA
- a CDS encoding AmiS/UreI family transporter has protein sequence MGYVGLLLSGAALFLNSLVILGKVEMKSAGVFNLFVGALQIIIPFYLIMISDQSNWTVYSYAATFLFGLTYLYVGVTFIKGMDSSGLGWFCIWVAIIALFYMIVSFVQFHDVVNALTWFMWALLWYLFFVLNAQKKNINQYLGRIAFVQSWVTLTLPSLFYFMGVWGEGFIYELWVYVSVISILYCCYCIFKYRVR, from the coding sequence ATGGGTTACGTAGGATTATTACTTTCAGGTGCAGCTTTATTTTTAAATAGCCTTGTCATATTAGGCAAAGTAGAGATGAAAAGTGCAGGTGTCTTTAATTTATTTGTGGGGGCATTACAAATTATCATTCCGTTCTATTTGATTATGATTTCTGATCAAAGTAATTGGACGGTATATTCATATGCGGCTACTTTTTTATTTGGTTTAACTTATTTATATGTAGGCGTTACTTTTATTAAAGGAATGGATAGTAGTGGACTAGGCTGGTTCTGTATTTGGGTAGCAATTATTGCTTTATTCTATATGATTGTTTCATTTGTTCAATTCCACGATGTTGTTAATGCGTTAACATGGTTTATGTGGGCATTACTTTGGTATTTATTCTTTGTATTAAATGCACAAAAAAAGAATATCAATCAATATCTTGGCAGAATTGCCTTTGTACAATCATGGGTAACATTGACGTTGCCTTCACTCTTTTATTTTATGGGAGTATGGGGCGAGGGATTCATATATGAACTATGGGTTTATGTATCAGTAATTTCTATTTTATATTGCTGCTATTGTATTTTTAAATATCGAGTACGTTAA
- a CDS encoding acyltransferase, whose product MGRLVYMDWLRVVATIAVVTIHVAAGYVSTLDSNNVSRWLAGNFYDSLSRASVPIFVMISGALLLKGTKDTSIGEFLKKRASKVIIPLIGWSAIFYIYGACVGYFPASLKQGVKYFLTNSIGLHLWFLYMIVGIYLIAPLLKVFVKNAKKREIEYFLILWLYASVIVKLVNYYYPINFNIELFYVTNYVGYFLLGYYLSNYDIVKKWRNISYIGGLAGFIGTFFITYHYTVKANGQLDQYWYEYFAPGVVLMAIGLFVFFKYAFQNSERQLPFLLRGINQASLGIYILHFFLLNNYLYIVIPKVNAHVHAILAIPINVIITLVLSMLITLVLQRIPVVKRLVP is encoded by the coding sequence ATGGGACGTTTAGTATATATGGATTGGCTACGTGTAGTAGCGACAATTGCGGTCGTTACAATTCACGTTGCTGCTGGTTATGTTTCTACATTAGATTCAAATAACGTATCGCGTTGGCTGGCTGGTAATTTTTACGACTCACTTTCGCGTGCTAGTGTACCAATTTTTGTAATGATTAGTGGAGCCCTATTATTAAAGGGAACAAAAGATACTTCTATTGGGGAATTTTTAAAGAAACGTGCAAGTAAAGTGATTATACCTTTGATAGGTTGGAGTGCTATATTTTATATCTATGGGGCTTGCGTAGGATATTTTCCGGCTTCTTTAAAGCAAGGGGTAAAGTACTTTTTAACAAATAGTATCGGGTTACATCTATGGTTCTTATATATGATTGTAGGAATATATTTAATCGCACCTTTACTGAAAGTATTTGTGAAAAATGCTAAGAAGAGAGAGATAGAATATTTTTTAATTTTATGGCTATATGCATCTGTTATCGTCAAGCTAGTAAATTATTATTATCCTATCAACTTTAATATCGAACTATTTTACGTTACAAATTATGTAGGGTATTTCCTACTTGGTTATTACTTATCGAATTATGATATTGTGAAAAAATGGAGAAATATTTCTTATATTGGAGGACTTGCAGGATTTATTGGTACGTTCTTTATTACATATCATTATACAGTCAAAGCTAATGGACAGCTGGATCAATATTGGTATGAATATTTTGCTCCGGGTGTTGTACTTATGGCAATTGGGTTATTTGTCTTTTTCAAATATGCTTTCCAAAATTCAGAAAGACAATTACCATTTTTATTACGTGGCATAAACCAAGCAAGTCTTGGGATTTATATTCTTCACTTTTTCTTATTAAATAATTATCTATACATAGTCATTCCAAAGGTGAATGCACATGTACATGCAATATTGGCAATACCTATAAATGTAATTATTACACTTGTCCTTAGTATGTTAATAACTTTAGTATTGCAAAGAATACCGGTTGTAAAAAGGCTAGTTCCGTAA
- the sodA gene encoding superoxide dismutase [Mn], with product MSSFQLPKLSYDYDELEPYIDSNTLSIHHGKHHATYVNNLNAALENYTELHNKSLEELLCNLETLPKEIVTAVRNNGGGHYCHSLFWELMSPRGGGEPNGDVAKVIDYYFNTFDNLKDQLSKAAISRFGSGYGWLVLDGEELSVMSTPNQDTPLQEGKIPLLVIDVWEHAYYLKYQNRRPEFVTNWWHTVNWDRVNEKYLQAIQSQTH from the coding sequence ATGTCTTCATTTCAATTGCCAAAGCTTTCATATGACTATGATGAACTAGAGCCATATATCGATAGCAACACGCTTTCTATTCATCATGGAAAGCACCATGCGACATACGTAAATAACTTGAATGCCGCTTTAGAAAACTATACGGAATTACATAATAAATCTTTAGAAGAGTTACTATGTAATTTAGAAACTTTACCAAAAGAAATTGTTACAGCTGTCAGAAATAACGGTGGTGGACATTATTGTCATAGTCTTTTTTGGGAATTAATGAGCCCGCGAGGTGGCGGTGAGCCTAATGGAGACGTTGCAAAAGTAATTGATTATTATTTCAATACCTTTGACAACTTAAAAGATCAACTTTCCAAAGCAGCTATTAGTCGTTTTGGAAGTGGCTATGGATGGCTTGTTCTGGACGGTGAGGAACTTTCCGTTATGAGTACACCCAATCAAGATACACCTTTGCAAGAGGGTAAAATCCCATTACTCGTCATCGATGTATGGGAACACGCCTATTATTTAAAGTATCAAAATCGGCGCCCAGAATTTGTTACCAACTGGTGGCATACGGTGAACTGGGACCGGGTAAATGAAAAGTATTTACAAGCAATTCAATCACAAACACATTAG
- a CDS encoding DEAD/DEAH box helicase: MSKRRFTDYALSKEIVRALTGLGYEHPTEVQGEVIPVALQRKDLVVKSQTGSGKTASFGIPLCEMVEWEENKPQALVLTPTRELAVQVKEDITNIGRFKRIKAAAVYGKSPFARQKLELKQKTHIVVGTPGRVLDHIEKGTLSLECLKYLVIDEADEMLNMGFIDQVEAIIDELPKKRMTMLFSATLPKDVEKLSRTYMDSPTHIEIKATGITTDKIEHILFEMREEEKLSLLKDVTTIENPDSCIIFCRTQENVDHVFQQLKRVNYPCDKIHGGMVQEDRFEVMDDFRKGKFRYLVATDVAARGIDIDNITHVINYDIPLEKESYVHRTGRTGRAGNNGKAITFMTPYENRFLEEIEEYIGFEIPKALAPSKEEVMKGKAVFEEKIHAKPIIKKDKNADLNKGIMKLYFNGGKKKKIRAVDFVGTIAKIKGVTAEDIGIITIQDNVSYVEILNGKGPLVLKIMKNTTIKGKQLKVHEAIK, encoded by the coding sequence ATGAGTAAAAGAAGGTTTACCGATTATGCATTAAGTAAAGAAATTGTAAGAGCACTTACTGGTTTAGGATATGAACATCCAACGGAAGTGCAAGGAGAGGTTATTCCAGTTGCCTTGCAAAGGAAAGACCTTGTCGTGAAATCACAGACTGGAAGTGGAAAAACCGCTTCATTTGGCATACCACTTTGTGAAATGGTGGAGTGGGAAGAGAATAAGCCACAAGCTTTAGTTTTAACACCGACGAGAGAGCTTGCGGTGCAAGTAAAAGAAGACATTACGAATATAGGTCGTTTCAAAAGAATTAAGGCCGCTGCAGTTTATGGTAAATCTCCATTTGCACGTCAAAAATTAGAGTTAAAGCAAAAAACACATATTGTAGTTGGGACTCCTGGCCGTGTGTTAGATCATATTGAAAAAGGTACCCTTTCTTTAGAGTGTTTGAAGTATTTAGTTATTGATGAAGCAGATGAAATGCTGAATATGGGTTTTATCGATCAAGTAGAGGCAATTATTGACGAATTACCTAAAAAACGAATGACAATGCTATTTTCAGCAACACTTCCAAAAGATGTTGAAAAGTTATCTCGTACGTATATGGATTCGCCAACGCATATTGAAATTAAGGCTACCGGGATTACAACAGATAAAATTGAACATATACTTTTTGAGATGAGAGAAGAGGAGAAGCTTTCACTTCTTAAAGATGTAACAACGATTGAGAATCCAGATAGTTGTATTATTTTTTGCCGTACGCAAGAAAATGTAGATCACGTATTTCAGCAGTTAAAGCGGGTTAACTATCCTTGTGACAAAATACATGGTGGTATGGTACAAGAAGATCGTTTTGAAGTTATGGACGATTTTAGAAAAGGAAAGTTCCGTTATTTAGTAGCGACAGACGTAGCTGCTAGAGGAATTGATATTGATAATATTACACATGTTATTAACTATGATATTCCATTAGAAAAAGAAAGTTATGTACATCGTACGGGAAGAACTGGACGAGCTGGTAATAACGGGAAAGCTATTACATTCATGACGCCGTATGAAAATAGATTTTTAGAAGAGATTGAGGAGTACATTGGCTTTGAAATTCCAAAGGCACTTGCACCTTCAAAAGAAGAAGTTATGAAAGGGAAAGCAGTATTTGAGGAAAAGATACATGCTAAACCAATTATAAAGAAAGATAAAAATGCAGACCTAAACAAAGGAATTATGAAATTGTACTTTAATGGCGGGAAGAAAAAGAAAATTAGGGCGGTAGATTTCGTCGGTACAATTGCTAAAATTAAAGGTGTTACAGCAGAAGATATAGGAATTATTACAATACAAGACAATGTTTCTTACGTTGAAATATTAAATGGAAAAGGACCACTTGTTTTAAAAATTATGAAAAACACAACGATTAAAGGGAAACAATTAAAGGTTCATGAAGCAATTAAGTAA
- the galE gene encoding UDP-glucose 4-epimerase GalE produces the protein MAILVTGGAGYIGSHTCVELLKNGYEIIVVDNLSNSSVESINRVTEITGKQFKFYKEDILNREALDTIFEENTIEAVIHFAGFKAVGESVEIPLTYYHNNITSTLVLCEVMQKHDLKKMIFSSSATVYGIPETSPITEEFPLSATNPYGQTKLMIEQIMRDVAFADAGWSIALLRYFNPFGAHESGRIGEDPNGIPNNLMPYVTQVAVGKLKELSVFGNDYPTKDGTGVRDYIHVVDLANGHVKALEKVLGTTGIDAYNLGTGTGYSVLEMVEAFEKVSGKEVPYKITERRPGDVAVCFADASKAKRELGWEAKRGLEEMCADSWRWQSNNKNGYLEV, from the coding sequence ATGGCAATACTTGTAACAGGTGGAGCAGGATATATTGGTAGTCATACATGCGTAGAATTACTAAAAAACGGTTACGAAATTATAGTAGTAGATAATCTTTCGAATAGCTCAGTAGAGTCTATAAATCGAGTGACAGAGATAACCGGAAAACAGTTTAAATTTTATAAAGAAGATATTTTAAATCGAGAAGCACTTGATACGATTTTTGAAGAAAATACAATTGAAGCTGTTATTCACTTTGCAGGCTTTAAGGCTGTAGGGGAATCAGTAGAAATTCCGTTAACGTATTATCATAACAACATTACAAGCACATTAGTGCTATGTGAAGTGATGCAGAAGCATGATTTGAAGAAGATGATCTTCAGTTCATCTGCAACGGTGTATGGTATTCCAGAAACATCACCAATTACGGAGGAGTTTCCATTAAGTGCAACGAATCCATATGGTCAAACGAAATTAATGATTGAACAAATTATGCGTGACGTAGCATTTGCGGATGCAGGATGGAGTATTGCATTACTTCGTTATTTCAACCCATTTGGTGCACATGAAAGTGGGCGTATTGGAGAAGATCCAAACGGAATTCCAAATAACTTAATGCCATATGTAACACAAGTAGCAGTAGGGAAGTTAAAGGAATTAAGTGTATTTGGAAATGACTATCCAACAAAAGATGGCACGGGTGTCCGTGATTATATTCATGTTGTAGACTTAGCAAATGGCCATGTAAAGGCGCTTGAAAAGGTACTTGGCACTACTGGGATAGATGCATACAATCTCGGTACAGGTACTGGTTATAGTGTGTTGGAAATGGTTGAAGCATTTGAAAAAGTTTCAGGCAAGGAAGTTCCTTATAAAATTACGGAACGTCGTCCTGGTGATGTGGCAGTATGTTTTGCAGATGCATCAAAAGCGAAGCGTGAATTAGGATGGGAAGCAAAACGCGGATTAGAAGAGATGTGTGCAGACTCTTGGAGATGGCAATCAAATAACAAAAATGGCTATCTAGAAGTTTAA
- the guaC gene encoding GMP reductase: protein MENVFDYEDIQLIPAKCIVNSRSECDTTVTLGKHKFKLPVVPANMQTIIDERIATYLAENNYFYIMHRFQPEKRISFIRDMQSRGLIASISVGVKEDEYEFVQQLAAEKLSPEYITIDIAHGHSNAVINMIQHIKKHLPESFVIAGNVGTPEAVRELENAGADATKVGIGPGKVCITKIKTGFGTGGWQLAALRWCAKAASKPIIADGGIRTHGDVAKSIRFGATMVMVGSLFAGHEESPGETIEKDGKLYKEYFGSASEFQKGEKKNVEGKKMFVEHKGSLEDTLIEMEQDLQSSISYAGGTKLDSIRTVDYVVVKNSIFNGDKVY, encoded by the coding sequence ATGGAAAATGTATTTGATTATGAAGACATTCAATTAATTCCTGCAAAATGTATTGTAAATAGCCGATCTGAGTGTGATACAACTGTCACTTTAGGAAAACATAAATTTAAATTACCTGTCGTACCTGCAAATATGCAAACGATTATTGATGAAAGAATCGCAACTTATTTAGCTGAAAATAATTACTTCTACATCATGCATCGTTTCCAACCAGAGAAACGCATCTCATTCATTAGAGATATGCAATCACGTGGATTAATTGCTTCAATCAGCGTTGGTGTTAAAGAAGACGAGTACGAATTCGTACAACAATTAGCTGCTGAGAAACTTTCACCTGAATACATTACAATCGATATCGCGCATGGTCACTCTAATGCTGTGATCAACATGATTCAACATATTAAAAAACATTTACCAGAAAGCTTCGTTATCGCTGGAAACGTTGGAACTCCAGAAGCGGTAAGAGAATTAGAAAACGCTGGTGCTGACGCAACAAAAGTTGGCATTGGACCTGGTAAAGTTTGTATTACTAAAATTAAAACAGGCTTTGGAACTGGCGGTTGGCAGCTAGCTGCACTTCGCTGGTGTGCAAAAGCTGCAAGTAAGCCAATTATCGCTGACGGTGGTATTCGTACACATGGCGACGTAGCTAAATCAATTCGATTTGGAGCAACTATGGTTATGGTCGGTTCTCTATTCGCAGGTCATGAAGAGTCTCCAGGGGAAACAATCGAAAAAGATGGCAAACTTTATAAAGAGTACTTCGGTTCAGCTTCTGAATTCCAAAAAGGTGAGAAGAAAAACGTCGAAGGTAAGAAAATGTTCGTTGAGCATAAAGGTTCTTTAGAAGACACTTTAATCGAAATGGAACAAGATCTTCAATCCTCTATCTCTTACGCTGGTGGAACAAAATTAGACTCAATTCGTACTGTAGATTATGTAGTCGTGAAAAACTCTATTTTCAACGGTGACAAAGTATATTAA
- a CDS encoding NAD-dependent epimerase/dehydratase family protein: MFFYFSVYNNRGSILQFVKTGMMKVKKVLVLGGTRFFGKHLVEVLLQAGQDVTIATRGVTEDSFGSAVKRLIVDREDERLLEERFEGKSYDIVYDNLCYSSNAAKIICEVLKGKTKKYIMTSSMAVYDPGLGLLEENFNPYEYTITYGGRNDFNYSEGKRLAEAVLFQHATFPVVAVRFPVVIGENDYTKRLQFYVEHVVKQESIVVDHVDGELSFIHEKEAGQFLAWCGMENIEGPINACSNGVVSTREVIRFIEENTGIKALIQEVGDNIAPYNGVINCTLHNGKARELGFPFRELKLETGKVLCYYINTMK; the protein is encoded by the coding sequence ATGTTTTTTTATTTTAGCGTTTATAATAATAGAGGTAGTATTTTACAATTTGTAAAAACGGGGATGATGAAGGTGAAAAAAGTATTGGTGCTAGGGGGAACAAGATTTTTTGGTAAACATTTAGTAGAAGTACTGTTGCAAGCTGGACAAGATGTAACGATTGCGACGAGGGGAGTTACTGAAGATTCATTTGGAAGTGCAGTAAAAAGACTGATTGTAGATAGAGAAGATGAGAGGCTACTAGAAGAGCGTTTTGAAGGTAAAAGTTATGATATCGTATACGATAATTTATGCTATAGCTCGAATGCAGCGAAGATAATATGTGAAGTACTAAAAGGAAAAACGAAGAAATACATTATGACATCTTCAATGGCTGTCTATGATCCTGGGTTAGGCCTATTAGAAGAAAACTTCAATCCGTACGAGTATACAATTACGTATGGAGGGAGGAATGATTTCAATTATAGTGAAGGCAAGCGATTAGCTGAAGCAGTTTTATTTCAACATGCAACATTCCCAGTCGTTGCGGTAAGATTTCCCGTCGTTATTGGAGAAAACGATTATACGAAAAGATTACAATTTTACGTTGAACATGTTGTGAAACAAGAGTCTATCGTTGTGGATCATGTAGATGGAGAGTTGTCATTTATACATGAAAAGGAAGCAGGACAGTTTTTAGCTTGGTGCGGGATGGAAAACATAGAAGGGCCAATTAATGCTTGTAGTAACGGGGTGGTTTCTACCAGAGAAGTTATTCGTTTCATAGAAGAGAATACCGGGATAAAAGCGCTCATTCAAGAAGTAGGAGATAATATAGCTCCTTATAATGGAGTGATTAATTGTACGTTACATAATGGAAAGGCTCGTGAATTAGGATTCCCGTTCCGAGAGTTGAAATTAGAGACGGGAAAAGTTTTATGTTATTACATAAATACAATGAAATAA
- a CDS encoding DUF1836 domain-containing protein, with product MENINKLLESLHLEKSIKLEDIPNVDLYVDQVVQLFENTYADTTRTDDEKVLTKTMINNYAKGKLFIPIKNKKYSKEHMILISLIYQLKGALSINDIKSSLENINAPLINDDTFELNTLYKDYLSLTDTNVESFKQDVNNRVKEVNEVSSLEDPKLEKFLLLTSFVTMSNMYRRLAEKLVDDLKET from the coding sequence GTGGAAAATATAAATAAATTACTTGAATCATTACATTTAGAAAAAAGTATTAAACTTGAGGATATCCCAAATGTCGACTTATATGTAGACCAAGTTGTCCAACTATTTGAGAATACTTATGCGGATACAACGAGAACTGATGATGAAAAAGTATTAACAAAAACAATGATTAACAATTACGCAAAAGGGAAATTATTCATCCCTATCAAAAATAAAAAGTATTCAAAAGAACATATGATTTTAATCAGCTTAATTTATCAATTAAAAGGAGCTCTTTCCATTAATGATATAAAAAGCTCCTTAGAAAATATAAATGCACCGTTAATAAACGATGATACATTCGAATTAAATACTCTATATAAAGATTACCTTTCTCTTACTGACACCAATGTGGAAAGCTTTAAGCAAGACGTGAATAACCGTGTTAAGGAAGTAAACGAGGTTTCTTCCTTAGAAGATCCAAAGCTAGAAAAGTTTTTATTACTAACATCCTTCGTGACTATGAGTAATATGTATAGACGTTTAGCAGAGAAACTAGTTGATGACCTCAAAGAAACTTAA